The Sporomusa termitida genome has a window encoding:
- the gabT gene encoding 4-aminobutyrate--2-oxoglutarate transaminase — MSNTQGKSAALIQRKNNAVPRGIANSTGVFVEKADGVVITDVDGREYLDFYAGVGVLNVGHCPKPVVEAIKDQADKLLHSFFAIAMYEPYVALAEKLNALMPGSGPRKTMFANSGAEAVENAVKIARHATRRTGIIAFEAAFHGRTFMTMSLTSKVKPYKYGFGPLAPEIYKVPSAYCYRCHYCSAYPACGLHCLENFERFFTAEIDAEHIAAMIIEPVQGEGGFIVPPPEFLPGLKAICEQKGILFVADEVQTGFGRTGKMFAVENWGVEPDIMTTAKSIAAGVPLSAVTGKAEYMDAPEAGNIGGTYGGSPLACVAGLETIRYIEDYQLCSRADAIGRTTMTRLKILQEQCPVIGDIRGLGAMIGIELVTDRNTKEPAKELTSKVVKYCLDQGVILISAGIFSNVIRLLIPLVVTDEQLDRGLTVLEQSILRAAAEAC, encoded by the coding sequence ATGAGTAATACGCAAGGTAAATCAGCCGCACTGATACAAAGAAAAAATAATGCCGTTCCCCGGGGAATTGCCAATTCCACCGGTGTGTTTGTGGAAAAAGCCGACGGTGTTGTCATTACTGACGTGGACGGCCGGGAGTATCTCGATTTCTATGCCGGTGTCGGGGTGCTTAATGTGGGTCACTGTCCTAAGCCGGTGGTCGAGGCAATTAAGGACCAGGCAGACAAACTGCTCCATTCCTTTTTTGCCATTGCCATGTATGAACCTTATGTGGCACTGGCCGAAAAACTGAATGCGCTGATGCCTGGTTCCGGTCCCAGAAAAACAATGTTTGCCAACAGCGGCGCGGAAGCGGTCGAGAATGCCGTTAAGATTGCCCGCCATGCAACCAGGCGAACAGGCATTATCGCTTTTGAGGCGGCTTTTCACGGACGGACCTTTATGACCATGAGCCTTACCAGTAAGGTAAAGCCGTATAAATATGGCTTTGGCCCGTTGGCGCCCGAGATTTATAAGGTCCCTTCCGCCTACTGCTACCGCTGTCATTATTGTTCCGCCTATCCGGCCTGCGGCCTGCACTGCCTGGAAAACTTCGAACGGTTTTTTACCGCGGAAATTGACGCCGAACATATTGCGGCCATGATTATCGAACCGGTCCAGGGAGAAGGCGGCTTTATCGTGCCGCCGCCGGAATTTTTGCCAGGGCTTAAGGCCATTTGCGAGCAGAAGGGTATCTTGTTTGTTGCCGACGAGGTGCAAACCGGTTTTGGCCGTACAGGCAAAATGTTTGCGGTGGAAAACTGGGGGGTCGAGCCGGACATCATGACTACGGCCAAATCAATTGCTGCCGGCGTTCCGCTAAGTGCGGTCACAGGCAAGGCTGAGTATATGGATGCACCCGAGGCCGGCAATATCGGCGGCACCTATGGCGGCAGCCCGCTGGCCTGTGTGGCCGGCCTGGAGACAATCAGGTATATTGAGGACTACCAGCTGTGCAGCCGGGCCGATGCCATTGGCCGCACCACGATGACCAGACTGAAAATCCTGCAGGAACAGTGTCCGGTCATTGGCGATATCAGGGGACTTGGGGCCATGATCGGTATTGAGCTGGTTACAGACAGGAATACCAAAGAACCGGCCAAAGAGCTGACGTCAAAGGTAGTAAAATACTGTTTAGACCAGGGGGTCATATTGATCAGTGCCGGTATTTTCAGCAACGTAATCCGCCTGTTGATACCACTGGTAGTGACGGATGAACAGCTGGACCGGGGGCTGACAGTGCTGGAGCAGAGTATCCTGCGGGCAGCAGCCGAAGCCTGTTAA